The DNA segment AGCAGTTCGACGACATGGACCGCACCACCGGCGCCGAACTCGCCGCCCGCGCCGGGCTCGTCCTGGACAACGCCCGCATGTACACCTACCAGGAGAACGTCGCCGACACGCTCCAGGACAGCATGCTGCCCACCGTCGAACCGCGCATGGCCGGCTGCGACATCGCCACCCGCTATCTGCCCGGCACCCGCCTCGGCCGGATCGGCGGCGACTGGTTCGACTCCGTGAAGCTGCCCGGCTCGCGCACCGCGCTGGTCGTCGGTGACGTGATGGGCCACGGCCTCAACTCGGCGGCGATGATGGGCCAGCTGCGGACCGCCGTGCTGACCATGGCCACCATGGAGCTGCCGCCCGCCCAGCTCCTGCGCAACCTCGACGACCTCGCGCAGCGCCTCGGCGAGCAGTACCTCGCGACCTGCCTGTACGCGGTCTACGACCCGATCGCTGGCGAGGTGCAGATCGCCAACGCCGGTCACATCCCGCCCGTGCTGGTCCGCGCGGAGGACGGCCGCGCCGAACTCCTCGACCTGCCGACCGGGGCGCCCATCGGCGTCGGCGGCGTCGCCTTCGAGACCGCCACCGTACGGGTGCGCCCCGGCGACCGGCTGATCCTGTGCACGGACGGCCTGGTCGAGGTGCGCGGCCAGGACATCGGCGCCGGGATCGCCGCGCTCTGCGCCTCCGCCGCCCATCCCGCCGCCTCGATGGACGACGCCTGCGACACCATCATCCGCGCCCTGAACCCCACCGGGGGCCGCAAGGACGACGTCGCCCTGCTGATGGCCCGGCTCAACGGCATCGCGGACGAGGACGTCGCCGAGTGGCAGCTCGCCCTCGACCCGCGCGAGGTCTCCCGCGCCCGCCGCCTGGTGCGCGGCAAGCTGCTCGACTGGGAGCTGCCGGACGCCGTGGAGGCGGCCGAACTGATGGTCAGCGAGCTGGTGACCAACGCCTTCAAGCACAGCCGCACCCATCACATCGGCCTCCGGCTGGTCCGCACCGACGCGCTGCTGTGCGAGGTCAGCGACGACGAGCCCGCCCCCGCCTCCCTCCTCGGCGTCACCGAGAACGACGAGGGCGGCCGGGGACTCGTCCTGGTGAGCAGCCTCGCCCGCGAGTGGGGCACCAGCGGCACCGCGCGCGGCAAGACCGTCTGGTTCGAACTGGCCCTGCCCCGCGACCCGCGCAGACTGCGGCGCCGGCCCAACAGCCGCTGACGAAAGGGAGATCGCCCCTCATTTCGGTCCCGCACCCTTGCCCCGGAGCCCCTTTGGGCAGTAGTCCGTGGCTGAGCAGATCAGGCAGGTACGACGGGACTCGGGAGTACGCATGGGTGTGTCACAGCAATACCGCGAGGCGTGGGAGGGCTACTGGGCGGCCACGTCCGACGAGCCGGGCGAGGCGATCTGGGACGCCGTCGCGGACCTGAGCGCCGTCCCGCACAGCAGGCTGCTCCTGCCGTACGCGGACACCACGCTGCCCGTCGTGGACCTCGGCTGCGGCAGCGGTACGCAGACCCGCCACCTCGCCACGCTCTTCCCCCGCGCGATCGGGGTGGACCTCTCGTACGCGGCGGTCGAGCACGCCCGCAAGGCGGACACCGGGCAGGTCGCCGAATTCGAACGGCTCGACCTCACCGACTCCGACGCCGTGCGCGCCCTGCACGAGCGGATCGGCGACACCAATGTGTACATGCGGGCGGTGATCCACCAGAGCGACCCCGAGGCACGTCCGGCCGTCGCCGCCGCCGTGGCCACCCTGCTGGGCGAACGCGGCCGGGCCTTCGTCGTCGAGCTGACCCCCGCCTCCAAGGACGTGCTGCGACGCGCCTCCCAGGGGCCGGACGGGCCGGGGCCGAAGCTGCGCCGGGTCCTCGAACACGGGCTCAAGCCGGCGAGCGCCACCGAGCAGGAGGTGCCCGAGCTGCTGAAGGCGGCCGGACTCACCACGCTGGACAGTGGCGAAACGGTCCTGCCGCAGACGGAGAACCTGCCGGACGGCACCCGGATCGACCTGCCGGCGAGGTGGTTCGTCCTGGCCGCGGGCTGACCGGGACGGGACGTGACCGGGGGAGGGGCGGGCCCACGCCGTGGAACCGCCCCTCCGCCCCGCCTCCCGGTCAGCCCCCGCCCTCCGCCGCGCCGTCCTCCTCGCGCAGCAGCGCCATGAGCGCCCGAGCCCCCGGACTCATCGCCCGCGCCTCCGGGAGCACCACCGAACTCTCGTAGTACGGCACCTCCGCCCCGCACCCCGCCCCGGCACCGCACGCCTCACCCGCCCCGTCGAGCCGCACCACCGCCAGCCCGCGCGCCTCCGGCTTGCGCGAGAAGTGGTGGGGGACGAGCGCGATGCCCAGCCGCTCCCGGACCAGTTCCAACAGGCTGTGTACGTCGGTCACCTCCAGGGCCACCGTGCGCCGCACCCCCGCCGCCGCGAACGCCGCGTCGGCCGCCCGGCGCGGCCCGAAGTCCGGGTGGAAGTCGATGAACGGCTCACCGGCCGGCTCCGCCCACCCCGCCCGGCCCGCCGCCGCCAGCCGGTGGTCCGGCGCACACAGCAGCACCAGGGGCTCGCGGGCCAGCGGCACCAGCTCCCCGCGCCAGCCCGCCCGGTCCACCGTCGCGGCGAAGGCGATGTCCAGCCGGCCGCCCGCCACCCCGTCCACCAGCCGCGCCGTGCCCTCCTGGCGCAGCCGGATGTCCATGTGCGGGTGCGCCCGATGGAAGGCGGCCAGCAGCCGGGGCAGCCGCAGCCCGGCCACGCACTGCTCCACCCCCACCGACAGGGTGCCGCGCAGCAGCCCCCGTACCGCGTCCACCGCCTCCTTCGCGGCCCGCACCCCGGCCAGGGTCCGTTCGGCCTCGACCAGCAGAGCGCGCCCCGCCTCGGTCAGCCGTACGCTGCGCGTGGTCCGGCTGAACAGCGGCGTCCGCAGCTCCTGCTCCAGCGCCCGCACGGAGGCGGAGAGACCCGACTGCGAGACGGCGACCCGCTCCGCCGCCCGAGTGAAATGCCGTTCCTCGGCAACGGCCACGAAATGTTCCAGCTGGCGCAACTCCATGATTGAGAACTCTAGGCACTGAATCCAAGCGGAATCTCCTGTTGGACCGCTGGATCGAAGTGAGCGAGCCTGGGAGCGGCGCCCGTACCCCCGTCCGGG comes from the Streptomyces sp. NBC_00525 genome and includes:
- a CDS encoding class I SAM-dependent methyltransferase, with product MGVSQQYREAWEGYWAATSDEPGEAIWDAVADLSAVPHSRLLLPYADTTLPVVDLGCGSGTQTRHLATLFPRAIGVDLSYAAVEHARKADTGQVAEFERLDLTDSDAVRALHERIGDTNVYMRAVIHQSDPEARPAVAAAVATLLGERGRAFVVELTPASKDVLRRASQGPDGPGPKLRRVLEHGLKPASATEQEVPELLKAAGLTTLDSGETVLPQTENLPDGTRIDLPARWFVLAAG
- a CDS encoding LysR family transcriptional regulator, translating into MELRQLEHFVAVAEERHFTRAAERVAVSQSGLSASVRALEQELRTPLFSRTTRSVRLTEAGRALLVEAERTLAGVRAAKEAVDAVRGLLRGTLSVGVEQCVAGLRLPRLLAAFHRAHPHMDIRLRQEGTARLVDGVAGGRLDIAFAATVDRAGWRGELVPLAREPLVLLCAPDHRLAAAGRAGWAEPAGEPFIDFHPDFGPRRAADAAFAAAGVRRTVALEVTDVHSLLELVRERLGIALVPHHFSRKPEARGLAVVRLDGAGEACGAGAGCGAEVPYYESSVVLPEARAMSPGARALMALLREEDGAAEGGG